In a single window of the Penaeus chinensis breed Huanghai No. 1 chromosome 4, ASM1920278v2, whole genome shotgun sequence genome:
- the LOC125046266 gene encoding protein sax-3-like isoform X1, protein MGGRDVGGHTPIFLVAALYLVVSPCTGQYRSPEITEHPTDLLVPRNEPATLNCHAVGRPDPEITWYKDGKPFDLHNKRHVQLKTGGLFFLKVLQTKKDNDAGVYWCVASNSVGKVTSRNATLEIAILRDEFRVMPEQARVAEGETALLACLPPRGNPEPAVSWVKDGVPLDPATQHRYRLVDGGSLVISGVRVSDTGEYVCRAWNVFGKRETPPAMLTVLVAPHLVSSSGSVTGAAGSTVELVCRVGGDPPPEVFWRRVDPPGELPLGRMALEESSQVLRIHHVAPEDQGVYSCQAENPVGSVAANITLNVHSRPLITVTPLDARVGINGTASFECATSGSPPPTTYWTHEGSGNVVSAGQTWGGGRWFVDAHNTLTIRGVKREDQGYYVCSAVGVAGSALARAHLEVQDVADMPPPIIALGASNQTLPLGTEGEMPCEARGTPEPSVAWERAGKPIKAHGRISLTPLGTLRIKDLKMSDTDVYTCTARSEAGETTWTASMVVAKPTNPNVAFFKIPDEGTLPEAPGQVSVLGVNTTFVTLGWRRGRPGSSSLLGYTVQYWSPDLRGAWATASTQQTAASSHTPTPVSITVTDLRPDTRYVFVVRARNSHGVSRPSPVTHTVRTLAEGAGGAPPLHDIRARLSQSAVRLVSVEPMSESSLRLTWQLLVDANLLEGVYVRYRPLETQHGNPSGALSVETVVLHDNGAPPTSHVVSNLRPATWYEVFVVPFYRAVEGQATAAVRATTLEAPPAVPPLGLHYSYVNATAVRVTWDPIPASSSNGRIIGYNLQVTDAGNGSHVMVNTTVNNTWTLVPGLVPGATYRVTLRGVTARGPGPVSSPLVLTLPPGSTSHPPDIQESSPFDNNTYLIVGISVAAGVLFVVLAGIVYCIYRRRHNNKCPQYYSKAGEGSGPWAEYPGCWGEPGVDRGVTGTMYTDVGSRGVPITQLYHHPPAPESSKGGYESRPPEDVYEDPDGLKLVSFGGHVDRMCLSPEPYATTPLIGDMFRGPGGTRLPPNIPVSPGQSLGTAKQPSDDSCTKTASSDHSGSHASHRSHNFNNQSDKGVLTGPVLQFPPPPPPPLMDGNQSSDNTLASTGSRGHSPSTRLLLQQLPYGGSSSGGSHRSHGSPLLGPRPPRSTLRAPPSPLAGHATDYEVRMMGCRGTYPRLEMAGLGEQRYAAEVQTGEENAASVGVGTNPRNIPEETSDVEWYSQPLLNGRTSPESSTLGDAEESEDESRCSSGGSCCSAHHPLSHAQDLNWAEALRAAGEARWGRGGSFCSTDESTYAPAQSLNARPPRPPCPKKHKPRPQYNHHAQLDGQANVTSPLV, encoded by the exons gACAGTATCGGTCGCCCGAGATAACGGAACACCCGACGGACCTACTTGTGCCGCGCAACGAACCGGCGACCCTCAACTGCCACGCCGTCGGCCGCCCCGACCCGGAGATCACGTGGTACAAGGACGGAAAGCCCTTCGA cctgCACAACAAGCGGCACGTTCAGCTGAAGACGGGCGGCCTGTTCTTCCTGAAGGTGCTGCAGACGAAGAAGGACAACGACGCGGGCGTGTACTGGTGCGTGGCCTCGAACTCCGTCGGCAAAGTCACCAGCAGGAACGCCACGCTCGAGATCGCCA TTCTACGGGATGAGTTCCGCGTGATGCCGGAGCAGGCGCGGGTGGCGGAGGGCGAGACGGCGCTGCTCGCGTGCCTGCCGCCCCGCGGCAACCCGGAGCCCGCAGTGTCCTGGGTCAAGGACGGCGTCCCGCTCGACCCCGCCACGCAACACAG GTACCGGCTGGTGGACGGAGGGAGCCTGGTGATCAGCGGCGTGCGCGTGTCCGACACCGGCGAGTACGTATGCCGCGCCTGGAACGTCTTCGGCAAGCGGGAGACGCCGCCGGCGATGCTCACCGTCCTTG TGGCGCCCCATCTGGTGTCGTCGTCGGGCTCGGTGACGGGCGCCGCGGGGTCCACCGTCGAACTCGTGTGCCGCGTGGGCGGCGATCCTCCGCCCGAGGTCTTCTGGCGACGCGTCGATCCTCCGGGTGAACTGCCCCTCGGGAGGATGGCCCTCGAGGAGAGCAGTCAGGTGCTAAGGATTCATCACGTCGCTCCGGAGGACCAGGGAGTGTACTCCTGCCAGGCCGAAAACCCCGTCGGCTCTGTAGCCGCCAATATTACACTCAACGTCCATT CTCGTCCCCTGATCACGGTGACGCCCCTGGACGCCCGAGTAGGAATCAACGGCACGGCCTCCTTCGAGTGCGCCACGTCCGGCTCGCCGCCGCCCACCACCTACTGGACGCACGAGGGCTCCGGCAACGTGGTGAGCGCCGGCCAGACCTGGGGCGGCGGCCGCTGGTTCGTGGACGCCCACAATACGCTCACCATCCGCGGCGTCAAGCGCGAGGACCAGGGCTACTACGTCTGCTCGGCTGTGGGTGTGGCGGGGTCGGCGCTGGCCCGCGCGCACCTCGAGGTACAGGACGTGGCCGACATGCCGCCGCCCATCATCGCTCTGGGGGCATCCAACCAGACGCTTCCGCTGGGAACGGAGGGCGAGATGCCTTGCGAGGCCCGCGGGACGCCCGAGCCCTCCGTGGCGTGGGAGCGGGCAGGCAAGCCCATCAAGGCCCACGGCAGGATCTCCCTCACGCCCCTCGGCACACTCAGGATCAAAG ATCTGAAGATGTCGGACACCGACGTGTACACGTGCACGGCGCGGTCGGAGGCGGGCGAGACGACCTGGACGGCCTCGATGGTCGTCGCCAAACCCACCAACCCCAACGTGGCCTTTTTCAAGATCCCCGATGAAGGCACACTGCCGGAGGCCCCCGGGCAGGTGTCGGTGCTGGGAGTGAACACGACCTTCGTGACGCTGGGCTGGCGGCGCGGGCGGCCCGGCTCCTCGTCGCTGCTCGGCTACACCGTCCAGTACTGGAGTCCGGACCTCCGAGGGGCGTGGGCCACCGCCTCCACCCAGCAGACGGCCGCCTCGAGCCACACGCCCACGCCCGTGTCGATCACCGTGACGGATCTCCGGCCGGACACGCGCTACGTCTTCGTGGTGCGCGCTCGGAACTCGCACGGCGTGTCGCGGCCGTCGCCCGTCACCCACACCGTCCGCACCCTGGCCGAAGGTGCGGGCGGGGCGCCGCCGTTGCACGACATCAGGGCGCGGCTCTCGCAGTCCGCCGTGAGACTCGTCAGCGTCGAGCCTATGTCGGAGTCCTCGCTCAGACTGACGTGGCAGCTCTTGGTCGACGCAAATCTGCTGGAGGGCGTATACGTACGCTACCGGCCCCTCGAGACCCAGCACGGCAACCCCAGCGGCGCCCTCAGCGTCGAGACGGTCGTGCTGCACGACAACGGTGCTCCGCCCACCTCCCACGTGGTGAGCAACCTGCGACCGGCCACGTGGTACGAGGTGTTCGTGGTGCCCTTCTACCGCGCCGTGGAGGGCCAGGCCACCGCCGCCGTGCGGGCCACCACCCTCGAGGCGCCCCCGGCGGTGCCGCCCCTCGGACTCCACTACTCCTATGTCAACGCCACCGCCGTGCGCGTCACGTGGGACCCCATCCCGGCTAGCTCGTCCAACGGACGCATCATTGGCTACAATCTTCAG GTAACCGACGCAGGAAACGGCAGCCACGTGATGGTGAACACAACGGTGAACAACACGTGGACTCTGGTGCCGGGGCTGGTGCCCGGCGCCACGTACCGGGTCACGCTGAGGGGCGTCACGGCCAGGGGCCCCGGGCCAGTGTCGTCCCCCCTCGTGCTCACCCTCCCCCCCGGATCGACGTCGCACCCCCCGGACATCCAGGAGTCCTCGCCCTTCGACAACAACACGTACCTGATCGTGGGCATCTCCGTGGCCGCAGGCGTGCTCTTCGTGGTGCTCGCGGGCATCGTCTACTGCATATATCGGCGGCGACACAACAACAAGTGTCCTCAGTACTACAGCAAGG CAGGTGAAGGGAGCGGTCCTTGGGCAGAGTACCCCGGCTGCTGGGGCGAGCCGGGTGTGGACAGGGGCGTCACGGGAACCATGTACACGGACGTCGGGAGCCGCGGCGTGCCCATCACGCAGCTGTACCACCACCCGCCCGCGCCCGAGTCCAGCAAAGGGGGCTACGAGAGCCGCCCGCCGGAGGATGTCTACGAGGACCCCGACGGACTCAAGCTCGTCTCTTTCGGAGGACACGTCGACCGAAT GTGTCTGTCGCCCGAGCCGTACGCCACGACGCCGCTGATCGGCGACATGTTCCGCGGCCCCGGGGGCACACGCTTGCCGCCCAACATCCCGGTGAGCCCCGGCCAGAGCCTGGGCACCGCCAAGCAGCCCTCCGACGACTCCTGCACCAAGACGGCCTCCAGCGACCACAGCGGCAGCCACGCTAGCCACCGCTCGCACAACTTCAACAACCAGTCGGATAAAG GTGTCCTGACGGGCCCGGTGCTGCagttcccgccgccgccgccgccgcccctcaTGGACGGCAACCAGTCGAGCGACAACACCCTGGCCTCCACCGGAAGCCGCGGACACTCGCCCTCCACCCGCCTCCTCCTGCAGCAGCTCCCGTACGGCGGCTCGTCATCCGGCGGGTCGCACCGCTCGCACGGAAGCCCCCTGCTGGGGCCTCGCCCCCCGCGCTCCACGCTGCGCGCCCCGCCCTCGCCCCTGGCCGGCCACGCCACGGACTACGAGGTGCGCATGATGGGCTGCCGGGGCACGTACCCGCGCCTGGAGATGGCCGGCCTGGGCGAGCAGCGCTACGCTGCGGAGGTGCAGACGGGCGAGGAGAACGCCGCGTCCGTCGGCGTGGGCACGAATCCGCGTAACATCCCCGAGGAGACGAGCGACGTGGAGTGGTACTCGCAGCCGCTCCTCAACGGAAGGACCTCCCCCGAGTCCTCCACCCTGGGCGACGCCGAGGAGTCCGAGGACGAGTCCCGATGCTCATCAGGGGGATCCTGCTGCTCCGCCCACCACCCACTCTCCCACGCCCAGGACCTGAACTGGGCGGAGGCGCTGCGGGCGGCCGGCGAGGCGAGGTGGGGGCGCGGGGGCTCCTTCTGCAGCACGGACGAGAGCACGTACGCCCCCGCGCAGTCCCTTAACGCCCGCCCGCCGAGACCGCCATGCCCCAAGAAGCACAAGCCACGCCCACAGTACAACCACCACGCCCAGCTGGACGGACAAGCGAACGTGACGTCGCCTCTGGTGTAG
- the LOC125046266 gene encoding protein sax-3-like isoform X2: MGGRDVGGHTPIFLVAALYLVVSPCTGQYRSPEITEHPTDLLVPRNEPATLNCHAVGRPDPEITWYKDGKPFDLHNKRHVQLKTGGLFFLKVLQTKKDNDAGVYWCVASNSVGKVTSRNATLEIAILRDEFRVMPEQARVAEGETALLACLPPRGNPEPAVSWVKDGVPLDPATQHRYRLVDGGSLVISGVRVSDTGEYVCRAWNVFGKRETPPAMLTVLVAPHLVSSSGSVTGAAGSTVELVCRVGGDPPPEVFWRRVDPPGELPLGRMALEESSQVLRIHHVAPEDQGVYSCQAENPVGSVAANITLNVHSRPLITVTPLDARVGINGTASFECATSGSPPPTTYWTHEGSGNVVSAGQTWGGGRWFVDAHNTLTIRGVKREDQGYYVCSAVGVAGSALARAHLEVQDVADMPPPIIALGASNQTLPLGTEGEMPCEARGTPEPSVAWERAGKPIKAHGRISLTPLGTLRIKDLKMSDTDVYTCTARSEAGETTWTASMVVAKPTNPNVAFFKIPDEGTLPEAPGQVSVLGVNTTFVTLGWRRGRPGSSSLLGYTVQYWSPDLRGAWATASTQQTAASSHTPTPVSITVTDLRPDTRYVFVVRARNSHGVSRPSPVTHTVRTLAEGAGGAPPLHDIRARLSQSAVRLVSVEPMSESSLRLTWQLLVDANLLEGVYVRYRPLETQHGNPSGALSVETVVLHDNGAPPTSHVVSNLRPATWYEVFVVPFYRAVEGQATAAVRATTLEAPPAVPPLGLHYSYVNATAVRVTWDPIPASSSNGRIIGYNLQVTDAGNGSHVMVNTTVNNTWTLVPGLVPGATYRVTLRGVTARGPGPVSSPLVLTLPPGSTSHPPDIQESSPFDNNTYLIVGISVAAGVLFVVLAGIVYCIYRRRHNNKCPQYYSKGEGSGPWAEYPGCWGEPGVDRGVTGTMYTDVGSRGVPITQLYHHPPAPESSKGGYESRPPEDVYEDPDGLKLVSFGGHVDRMCLSPEPYATTPLIGDMFRGPGGTRLPPNIPVSPGQSLGTAKQPSDDSCTKTASSDHSGSHASHRSHNFNNQSDKGVLTGPVLQFPPPPPPPLMDGNQSSDNTLASTGSRGHSPSTRLLLQQLPYGGSSSGGSHRSHGSPLLGPRPPRSTLRAPPSPLAGHATDYEVRMMGCRGTYPRLEMAGLGEQRYAAEVQTGEENAASVGVGTNPRNIPEETSDVEWYSQPLLNGRTSPESSTLGDAEESEDESRCSSGGSCCSAHHPLSHAQDLNWAEALRAAGEARWGRGGSFCSTDESTYAPAQSLNARPPRPPCPKKHKPRPQYNHHAQLDGQANVTSPLV, translated from the exons gACAGTATCGGTCGCCCGAGATAACGGAACACCCGACGGACCTACTTGTGCCGCGCAACGAACCGGCGACCCTCAACTGCCACGCCGTCGGCCGCCCCGACCCGGAGATCACGTGGTACAAGGACGGAAAGCCCTTCGA cctgCACAACAAGCGGCACGTTCAGCTGAAGACGGGCGGCCTGTTCTTCCTGAAGGTGCTGCAGACGAAGAAGGACAACGACGCGGGCGTGTACTGGTGCGTGGCCTCGAACTCCGTCGGCAAAGTCACCAGCAGGAACGCCACGCTCGAGATCGCCA TTCTACGGGATGAGTTCCGCGTGATGCCGGAGCAGGCGCGGGTGGCGGAGGGCGAGACGGCGCTGCTCGCGTGCCTGCCGCCCCGCGGCAACCCGGAGCCCGCAGTGTCCTGGGTCAAGGACGGCGTCCCGCTCGACCCCGCCACGCAACACAG GTACCGGCTGGTGGACGGAGGGAGCCTGGTGATCAGCGGCGTGCGCGTGTCCGACACCGGCGAGTACGTATGCCGCGCCTGGAACGTCTTCGGCAAGCGGGAGACGCCGCCGGCGATGCTCACCGTCCTTG TGGCGCCCCATCTGGTGTCGTCGTCGGGCTCGGTGACGGGCGCCGCGGGGTCCACCGTCGAACTCGTGTGCCGCGTGGGCGGCGATCCTCCGCCCGAGGTCTTCTGGCGACGCGTCGATCCTCCGGGTGAACTGCCCCTCGGGAGGATGGCCCTCGAGGAGAGCAGTCAGGTGCTAAGGATTCATCACGTCGCTCCGGAGGACCAGGGAGTGTACTCCTGCCAGGCCGAAAACCCCGTCGGCTCTGTAGCCGCCAATATTACACTCAACGTCCATT CTCGTCCCCTGATCACGGTGACGCCCCTGGACGCCCGAGTAGGAATCAACGGCACGGCCTCCTTCGAGTGCGCCACGTCCGGCTCGCCGCCGCCCACCACCTACTGGACGCACGAGGGCTCCGGCAACGTGGTGAGCGCCGGCCAGACCTGGGGCGGCGGCCGCTGGTTCGTGGACGCCCACAATACGCTCACCATCCGCGGCGTCAAGCGCGAGGACCAGGGCTACTACGTCTGCTCGGCTGTGGGTGTGGCGGGGTCGGCGCTGGCCCGCGCGCACCTCGAGGTACAGGACGTGGCCGACATGCCGCCGCCCATCATCGCTCTGGGGGCATCCAACCAGACGCTTCCGCTGGGAACGGAGGGCGAGATGCCTTGCGAGGCCCGCGGGACGCCCGAGCCCTCCGTGGCGTGGGAGCGGGCAGGCAAGCCCATCAAGGCCCACGGCAGGATCTCCCTCACGCCCCTCGGCACACTCAGGATCAAAG ATCTGAAGATGTCGGACACCGACGTGTACACGTGCACGGCGCGGTCGGAGGCGGGCGAGACGACCTGGACGGCCTCGATGGTCGTCGCCAAACCCACCAACCCCAACGTGGCCTTTTTCAAGATCCCCGATGAAGGCACACTGCCGGAGGCCCCCGGGCAGGTGTCGGTGCTGGGAGTGAACACGACCTTCGTGACGCTGGGCTGGCGGCGCGGGCGGCCCGGCTCCTCGTCGCTGCTCGGCTACACCGTCCAGTACTGGAGTCCGGACCTCCGAGGGGCGTGGGCCACCGCCTCCACCCAGCAGACGGCCGCCTCGAGCCACACGCCCACGCCCGTGTCGATCACCGTGACGGATCTCCGGCCGGACACGCGCTACGTCTTCGTGGTGCGCGCTCGGAACTCGCACGGCGTGTCGCGGCCGTCGCCCGTCACCCACACCGTCCGCACCCTGGCCGAAGGTGCGGGCGGGGCGCCGCCGTTGCACGACATCAGGGCGCGGCTCTCGCAGTCCGCCGTGAGACTCGTCAGCGTCGAGCCTATGTCGGAGTCCTCGCTCAGACTGACGTGGCAGCTCTTGGTCGACGCAAATCTGCTGGAGGGCGTATACGTACGCTACCGGCCCCTCGAGACCCAGCACGGCAACCCCAGCGGCGCCCTCAGCGTCGAGACGGTCGTGCTGCACGACAACGGTGCTCCGCCCACCTCCCACGTGGTGAGCAACCTGCGACCGGCCACGTGGTACGAGGTGTTCGTGGTGCCCTTCTACCGCGCCGTGGAGGGCCAGGCCACCGCCGCCGTGCGGGCCACCACCCTCGAGGCGCCCCCGGCGGTGCCGCCCCTCGGACTCCACTACTCCTATGTCAACGCCACCGCCGTGCGCGTCACGTGGGACCCCATCCCGGCTAGCTCGTCCAACGGACGCATCATTGGCTACAATCTTCAG GTAACCGACGCAGGAAACGGCAGCCACGTGATGGTGAACACAACGGTGAACAACACGTGGACTCTGGTGCCGGGGCTGGTGCCCGGCGCCACGTACCGGGTCACGCTGAGGGGCGTCACGGCCAGGGGCCCCGGGCCAGTGTCGTCCCCCCTCGTGCTCACCCTCCCCCCCGGATCGACGTCGCACCCCCCGGACATCCAGGAGTCCTCGCCCTTCGACAACAACACGTACCTGATCGTGGGCATCTCCGTGGCCGCAGGCGTGCTCTTCGTGGTGCTCGCGGGCATCGTCTACTGCATATATCGGCGGCGACACAACAACAAGTGTCCTCAGTACTACAGCAAGG GTGAAGGGAGCGGTCCTTGGGCAGAGTACCCCGGCTGCTGGGGCGAGCCGGGTGTGGACAGGGGCGTCACGGGAACCATGTACACGGACGTCGGGAGCCGCGGCGTGCCCATCACGCAGCTGTACCACCACCCGCCCGCGCCCGAGTCCAGCAAAGGGGGCTACGAGAGCCGCCCGCCGGAGGATGTCTACGAGGACCCCGACGGACTCAAGCTCGTCTCTTTCGGAGGACACGTCGACCGAAT GTGTCTGTCGCCCGAGCCGTACGCCACGACGCCGCTGATCGGCGACATGTTCCGCGGCCCCGGGGGCACACGCTTGCCGCCCAACATCCCGGTGAGCCCCGGCCAGAGCCTGGGCACCGCCAAGCAGCCCTCCGACGACTCCTGCACCAAGACGGCCTCCAGCGACCACAGCGGCAGCCACGCTAGCCACCGCTCGCACAACTTCAACAACCAGTCGGATAAAG GTGTCCTGACGGGCCCGGTGCTGCagttcccgccgccgccgccgccgcccctcaTGGACGGCAACCAGTCGAGCGACAACACCCTGGCCTCCACCGGAAGCCGCGGACACTCGCCCTCCACCCGCCTCCTCCTGCAGCAGCTCCCGTACGGCGGCTCGTCATCCGGCGGGTCGCACCGCTCGCACGGAAGCCCCCTGCTGGGGCCTCGCCCCCCGCGCTCCACGCTGCGCGCCCCGCCCTCGCCCCTGGCCGGCCACGCCACGGACTACGAGGTGCGCATGATGGGCTGCCGGGGCACGTACCCGCGCCTGGAGATGGCCGGCCTGGGCGAGCAGCGCTACGCTGCGGAGGTGCAGACGGGCGAGGAGAACGCCGCGTCCGTCGGCGTGGGCACGAATCCGCGTAACATCCCCGAGGAGACGAGCGACGTGGAGTGGTACTCGCAGCCGCTCCTCAACGGAAGGACCTCCCCCGAGTCCTCCACCCTGGGCGACGCCGAGGAGTCCGAGGACGAGTCCCGATGCTCATCAGGGGGATCCTGCTGCTCCGCCCACCACCCACTCTCCCACGCCCAGGACCTGAACTGGGCGGAGGCGCTGCGGGCGGCCGGCGAGGCGAGGTGGGGGCGCGGGGGCTCCTTCTGCAGCACGGACGAGAGCACGTACGCCCCCGCGCAGTCCCTTAACGCCCGCCCGCCGAGACCGCCATGCCCCAAGAAGCACAAGCCACGCCCACAGTACAACCACCACGCCCAGCTGGACGGACAAGCGAACGTGACGTCGCCTCTGGTGTAG